aaaaaaatgagaagtagCCAGTTTGTCCCAGTAGGGGCAAGATGTCGGTTTCTGGAATAACTGTTTAttctatatttctgtttaatTGGTTGGAAAATTCACCTAGTAAGTTAGTCTTGTAACCCATCTCTTTTGcataaattctggcaaatctgCTTAAGAAAAAAAGTGCTTTAAATTGCAGTGTTTAGTGACATAGCTGCAAGTTCTAGCAGGTTTCCTGCATAATACAGTAACATTGCTATTATATTAGAAATTCAAATGCACCTTAAATAACTGGATTAGCCCTTGTAACTAACTTGGTTACATAGGAATCTTAGTTTCTATTGTTGAACACCACAAAAGTGACTTTATGAAtactatattaatataaaaaggcAAGGACATTGAATGAGCCTAATCCCTAATCTGAAATTGCTTCAGAAATCCCTTTGGTAAAAAATACTCAAAGAATCATGGGCTAGGatgatggctcagtggtagagtatttgcctaggatgtgtgaggcactgggttcgattctcagtaccacatctaaataaataaattaaaacaaaagtcctcaacaactaaaaaaaaaaaaaaaaaaaaaccctcaaagaaTCAATTATAACTCAAAGAATTAGACAGTATTTTACTATTAACCACATTACATTTATTTGAAAGCCAAAACAACatgagcaaatatttaaaaacacatgcattttagaaaaacggcttctgtttgttttttagtcCATCTGATTAATTTTACACAATGAAATGTCATTAAGTAATGATAATGTGAACTGTATGTTAAAACATGATGTATAACattgttttagagaaagagacaTTGTAACTGAAAAAGATATGTTAATACCATAAAACCTTAAACAGAAAGTAAAACATGttatattttatactattaatATGTTGCACGTCTTTGAATACTGAGAAGTAACAGTAAAAAATTCACATACATAAACTTTCTGAATAAGATTTGTCTGGTTTTCTATATAAAATGTCAGACCTCATTACAGAAAACACTTTTCACTTATCTGTTTAggatcataatttcattttcaaatataaggcaattattattttagaaagcaGCAGCtcttgcaattttttaaaaaagctcttaGCAGcatgtaaaaatgaatattacaaataagtaagtaaaacaaCTTTTACcattaaaatattagtataattttaaaatgagaccCCTTTCTTTCATTGCAAAAAGAATGAGGGCTAAGGCTTTCATCTCAAAACACTCCATCTGAGAATACTCAGGTTTGCTTTAGCTAATATGTCATAGAGGAATGCATCCCATTCTATCACTGGCTGTGTTGAAAGAACACCGTCCGTACCCAGGTAGGAAGTGGATAGGCAACAGAGTCAAGTCAGTCCATGTATTCATTTAAACaccctatttttttgttgttgttgttttgtttttgtttttgtttttgttttgtttttgtaccctagcctttttttcatgttttatttgaaaGAGGGGCTCTCCAAGTTGctagggccttggtaagttgctgaggttgatcttggacttgaaatcctcctgccttggcctcccaagtggctgggattacaggtgtgtactgcTGTGCCCTGCCCCACCCTGCTTTTAATTACAAAGAAGCACAAGGGATGCTTTGACTCTGTCAGTCTGGCATAATCCTTATTGATAACTTATAGACCGTGCAGAACTACCATGATGGCTATGTTTCACTATTTTCTTCATGTAAAGATTTAtgcaatatgtaaataaaaagcaGCAAAGCAGTATTAAGCAGCATCAGGATTTGTAGCTTGAACTTTTATAATCTGCTACACAAAatgttacatttaaaaattgaaaaagtatcTACATTTCTTGCCATTGGAGCAGTTTTATGGTCACCTGggattttgaaaggaaaaaaaaagtcatttattttgtaTCACATCCAGTGAGATAAAGAGATTCAACAGGCAATATTTGAGATTCATGTGTAAGGCATTGGTGACCAACAGACATTCTACATTAAATGTGCAAATTATTATGTATAGATGTATTGAATGCAGGGTTCCTGTAAGGACATTAATGTCCCTAGGATAATGAGATCTTGGTTAGCTGTGGTCCTGGTCAGCTGTTTTCCTGATAGTCTGATCCTGCCTTTAGATATACACAGCTTCTGATTGTCTATgtccaggaataaaaaaaaaatagcatgtaatatataaaaattataataaaaaagaatacatgttttattttgtaataaaattgaatttcttgCTGAAATTTTTATAAACTTGGAAGAATGGGCttctttagtttgtttgttttgggggggatttttggtaccaggcattgcaTCCAggggggcattcaaccactgagccacatccccagctattgcttatattttatttagagacagggtcttgctgagttgcttagggcctcacggAATTGCTTAGGCAGGCTTTGGACTCaagatcctctgcctcagcctcctgagccactgggattacaggcatgtaccactgtgcctggccagaaTGAGGTTTGAATACTGGTGCACAAGTAAAAATTTCCTTTTACAATACAATCTAATATTTCTGTCTGTCTACCCTTTGGTCTTTACAGATGaagtatataattatttttcccaGGAATCAAGCTTGCCTCCTACTAAAGGACATATTAATGGAGAGAAGTAAGGGGAAAAGGTTAGAGATAGAAGCCAGGTCCCAACAGCAGTCTGTCATTTCGCTACCTATAGGTATGGGAACTCTGGATTCATGTTCCCACATCCCAGGGCCACAGCATTAAAAAGCTTGTTTGTATGTGCTTCCTTGGTAAATGGTTGTTGCTTCTCAGAAGGAATTCCCAGGCCACCGGGTAGACAGATTCTGAGCTGAAGCACATGTTCTGACTGTGGTCTTGGACTCACACTCTCAGTCTGGCTGTCAAAGCTTACCCCCAATACAAAGAATCTGCAAAGCAGAGACATATACTTGCAAATAATTGAGGGTTAACTGTAAGCCTAAGGcagctttttccatttttttgcattAACCATAATTGATGATTGGCTGTGTCTCTCTATCTTGATGAGCGTTGTGGTGGAGACCTTTCAAAGTACATGAAGTCCTGAAATTGGAAAAAGAATCACATGTTGACAGATGGATAAGTACATAGATAATCacataaaatatgtacattacTATCCTTCATAATTTACTAGGGAACTCTCCCATTCCTGTTACAATAAATACATCTAATGAAATCTTTATGAAGAGGAACTTTATGTTAACAGCAGCAattaaaaatttggaaatgtGGTAGACAATAAGCTTTCCATTTCCAGTAGTGATTAACAAAACTTTATCATTAGAAGGAGGAAAAACTTAATAAATCTGAGGATGGTACAACACCAGGAGTAGACTGACAGGCACTGAGAACTGGGAAAAGGGCATTGGCTTGAAGCTAATTTCACTAAAAATCCCAGAATGTATACTATGAAGTAGTGAGAATGATAAATAATACGAAATGATGTAAAATCCATTGAATGCCTAATATCTTCCAAGCACTCTCCTGACTACTTGTGTGATAGCTAATATCCACACCCTTAAAAATGTAAGTCTTTTATCTCTATTTATACACGAGGAAACTGAGGATCTCAAATGCTAAATGCTTTGCAAAATATGTACCTAGAATGTGGCACAGACAtgacataattcttgaaacactggccagaaaattagacaaaagaaattaaagggatacagataggaaaagaagaactcaaattaacactattttctgatgatatgattctgtatctacaagacccaaaatattccaccagaaaacttttagaactagtaaatgaattcagcaaagcagcatataaaatcagcacccataaattaaaggcatttctgtatatcaatgagaAATCCTCTGAAAGGATTTCTACACCATTTAcgatagaataaaaaaataaaataaaataaaatactcggGAATCAATTtaactaaagaggtgaaagatctttacaatggaaactacagaatgctaaagaaagaaatttaaaaggacgtagagatggaaagatctaccttgttcttgaataggaagaattaatattgtcaaaatgaccatactaccaaaaacactatacagatttaatgcaatttcaatcaaaatcccaatgacattcttcatagaaatagaaaaagtagtcatgaaattcatctggaaaaattagagactcagaatagctaaagcaatccttagcaggaaaaatgaaccaggaggcatcactataccagaccttaaactatagtaacaaaaacagcactatattggtaccaaaatagatttatagaccaatgatacagaataaaggacacacagactaacccacatagttacagttatcttatattagacaaaggtgccaaaaacgtacattggagaaaagacagcctcttcaacaaattgtgctgggaaaactagaaatccatatgcaacaaaatgaaattaaacctctctctctcaccatgcacaaaactcaattcaaagtggatcaaggacctaggaattaaaccagaatcactgcacctattagaagaaaaagtaggaccaaatctccatcatgttagagtaggccctgacttcctttaTAATACTtccatagcacaagaattaaaatcaagaatcaataaatgggatagattcacactaaaaagcttcttcttggcaaaagaaacaatcagtaaggtgaatagagagcctacatcttggtagcaaatctttacccctcacacatcagatggagcactaatctctaggatatataaagaactcaaaaatcctaataccaaaacaacaaataacctaatcaataaataggccaaagaactgaacagacacttttcagaagatgatatacaatcaatcaacaaatatatgaaaaaatatattttctcagcaattagagaaatgtaaatcaaactactctaagattttatctcactctagtcagaatggcagctattacgaatacaaacaacaatatgtattggcgaggatgtgggaaaaaaaggcacattcatacattgctggtgggactgcaaattggtgcagccaatatggaaagcagtatggagaatccttggaaaaatGGGAATAGAACCtctgtttgacccagctatcccattcctggGTCTATACACAAGGGACTTAAAAAacaagcatactacagggacacaaccacatcaatgtttatagcaacacaattcataacagctaaactgtggaagcaaactagatgcccttcagtagatgaatgcataaagaaaatgtggtgtatatacacaattcaacattaaaagagaataaaatcatggcatttgcaggtaaatggatggtgttggagaatataatgctaagtgaagttagccaaacccaaaaaaccaaatgctgaatgttttctctgatttaaggatgctgattcataacaTGGTTGAGGGGGAGAGGCATGGAagaattagatgaactctagataggacaaaggggaaggcagggaagggagagggtatggggggaagaaggatggtggaatgcgatggacatcattaccttaagtacatgcacaaatggtgtgactctactttgtgtacaaccagagatatgaaaaattgtgctctataagtgtaatatgaattgtaatgcattctactgtcatatataacaaattagaataaaataaaaaaaaaagaaagtggcacAGAAAGAAATGGGTCAGTTTTTGAAGTTGATTCCCTTTCTACTGTGCTACGCTGCTTCTCATCAGAAGGAATGAATCCCTTGGGATAAGTCAAAAGACAAAAGGCTCACAATGAGGAAGCAAGCTCCAAATATCATGGCTTTCATCTTCACATCCAGGTCCAACGGGAAGTGGATGTCAAAGTGGTCAGCATCTCCCATGTTGGACAACAGACCATTCCACTTACGAATAATGCTGCCAATGCTGGACACACCGTCCAGGGACTGGACCTACAATGACAAGAATGTGATTTGATCAGGATTGAAAAGTATTAAAGCACATGTCTCAGTCTTCCACACACAGCAGTTTATGCTGTGATAGCATAAATTCAGGCAGGAGAAGAATAATCACATAATTCCAAATGAGGATATTATGTCCAAGAAGGATTACATGTTTTAATTCTGATTGGAAACTAAATTGAAATATATCTTGCAATCCTCAGGCAACTGCTCTTTCCTCATCTTCTGATGAGCTAGCAGGAGACCTTGTCAGAGTGAGAAAGGAATTTGGGGATACAGGAAAAAGAAGACAGACTGAGAAGCACCAGGGAGCCTTTGGAATTCAGGAAACCCCCTGAACCTTTGAAATGCAAAACAAGCATTCCTGAGCAACCCAGTCCTTCATTCTTGCCCAAGTTCTCCTGCAAAAATGATGTCATCATGATGGCAATACTTAAACATGGGAAAACTGGCAGGATATTGTGTAACTTCAAACTTTACCTCTAATCCAGCTCCTAGCATATGTACTTCTATAAATATCAACATCCTACACCAAGTGGTGCTGAATCTCCCTCTGAAGATGGCTGGCaatctcccttgaatgtgtatttcttacTTTAACCTAAAAGATGTCACTACCCTGTGATAGTCTGCATTCTTTCTTGAATGTGTTTCTGCTTTCCTGAGTAAATCTGAGTAAATCTGGTGTTTCTGCTTTCCTGAGTAAATCTGgtgcatgctgaaattctttcccTTCATGGGTGTCAAAAACTCTAGTGTCCAGAGTCAAAGTCCCCATCTCTAGGAACTCCTTTGGTGACTGTGATTGGAATTGATCATTGAATTCTCCATAGAACAAAGGGTGGGAATTGGGAAATGAAAGAAACCTAAGAGCAAAAGCAGATGTCATGATACTGTCCACTACTTATGGCTTGAGCTTTTGGGAGAGAAATCCACCTTGCCCAAACATACATCAGGATGCCAAAGGGGACCCTGGCTCTCACCACAGGGAGTATACGTGAATGTCCCTTGGCAATAGGAACAGCCTACCCTGCAATTTGGCTTGTCTATATTTTCTACAATTGTCTTTTATAAGTAAGTAGTATTTAATGATATGGTGACATAAAATGAGAACTAGGGGAAATTTATTGAGTATTATAGGAAACACATAGGAGAGTAATTTCAGTAGATGATAGGTTGGATTGAATTCTGAGGCTTCAGAAAGGACTCTATATGGAGTTCAGGAAATATTCTAGGAATTTCCTTTGTCAGATTTGCTGATAATAAGCAATCATTTTGTAAACCCTCCCTGTGATAAAAGTGaaacaaaaggatttttttctttcttgagcaAATGTTATAATATAACCTATGAGGAATTTTATCCATGTTGTCGGTGTTATCTATTTCTTGAGGGTGCAGATAGACAATCTATCATACACGTAAGCAATTGGCACAACTCGGAGCGCACTACATGTTCTGTCTTACGTTGGGCACTTGCATTAGAATCTATATTCCCATCTTGGAAATGTGTAGGAAAAAATGGTCAAGTAAATACAaccaagaacaggaaaaaaaaatggattaggTCAGATTACTAACTCTCAAAAGTTTTGATGTtttcaatgatttatttttctttgtcaagTACAAAAATAGAAGCAGGGATGGGGGGGAGCCAAACAAAAAGCATTTCACATTTTGGAAAGTATCAAGTAATTTATTCATAATGACTTGAAAATCATTGCCTGTCAACTGGTTAATGAACACCTTCTTCTTACTCTGTAACTCATTCACATGATAAAATTGTCTAAACGAGATCATTCTGAggtctattagaaaaaaaaataaacagtagaaACATTATGTTCACGGCATTTACCTCGAAAACAGAGTCGGAGCCACAGCCATAGGTAGAGCAGGGTCCGCGCACTCTCAACACGttctctttcttctcattctgGATGCTGTAGACGGCTCTGCACAGGTTCCAGTGCTCTGCCACAAAGCCAATTGTGGCTCCAGGAGGACACTGCACCTCCAGCTGCGGAGGCAGCAATCAGGGAGGTCAGGAGGATGGACACAGACCAATGCAACACACACGCCCACAGCCTAGACATGCTCCTGCACTGAAGGACCAGGGAGATTGGTTCTGGGAGAGGAAGTCTAGGTCTCCTGGGCTATCATTAGAGTTGTATTTTAATAAGCAGCCTTGTGGGATGAGGTCATGCTTCCCTTTGAGACAAAGGGCAGGCTTAATTCTGCTTTCTTATAAGAAGGTCAGCTGTTCAGGCTCAGTGTTCTTAAACTGCCCCCACGCAGCATTGCTTACATACACAGATTCTCCAAGTCAACCCCTAGACAGGTGGACAGGGAAGGGGCGGGGGGGACCAACCCCAGCATACTGATGCTCATGTTGCTTGTTGTGCTGTATCAGTGTCCTTTGTCTCTGATCTAGGAATCTCATGTCTTCTGACACAGTCCATGAAACAGTAATAAGCTAACTTTTAGACTTTTAAGTCAGATAAAAGCCAAACCTCAGACTTGTTCATtataacaaaaaaaggaaaaggaaagaaacattcTGAAAATTGTATGACAGTGGCTCCCTCATCTCCAGGtatatgttccaagacccccagtagATGCCTGTAAGCACAGTTAGTACTGAAACCCATAGAcactatattttttcttaaatatagatacctataataaattttaatttataaagtaggAAAAGTAAGAATATTAACaacaattattaataataaaatagaatggtTATAACAATACTATATACAGTAGAAAAAGCTATGTGAATCTGGTCTCTTTTAAGTGCCACAGGGCAGGTgacatatacagcatggatacgcTGGACAAAGAGATGATTCATATTCCATATCCCATTGTGCTACTCAGAAAAGCAATTGAAAATGTATGAACTGATTATTTATGGAATTTGTCATTGACATTTTCAGACCACAGTTGACAGCAGGTAACTGAAAGagcaaagaaactgaaattgCCAAGTGAAACTGCAGATGCTAGTGGAGGAGGAGGGACTATTGCATTCCAACAGCAGAGTGCATAGGTGGACAGATACAGCCGTTTTTAAAGAGAGTCTTAAAATATTGCCCactcttttgctttatttaattATCATTACAATATTCCTTTGTCAAACAAGATCTTCCTACTTAATAGGAGTTATAAAGATTTCCAAAGTGAAAGTTCTACTATTTCTCTAGTTGAATATGTACTTTTCTAAGAATTCTGGGAAAAGACTAAAGAGAACATAGGACAGGACCAGTTTCCTACACTGTCAAATCAAAACGCTGTCCATGTACATAAAGTCATACTTAAACACAAACATAAATTTGATAGTATTGTAAAGAAATATCTCATGTAAGTTTAAGCCTAAGATGTCATCATATCAAAACAGCCTAAAAATAAGTCACTTAAAAAGCTCATACCAGGGGATATTACTCAATCATAAAAGGAATGAGGTAATCAATCTGGGTAAAAAACTGCTAATCTTGGTCGCATAATATATGACTTTGTTTTGTTatatattgtttccttttttattattttttaaattttttttgtatttgtatatggacagcatgcctttattttatttgtttatttttatgtggtgctgaggattgaacccagtgcctcacatgtgcaaggcaagcaatttgccactgagctacagatcCAGcccatgtttcctttttttaaaaataaaagttcaatttattttatccaatacataaaaatgcaaaaattgtaCGTATTAATTGGGTACCATCTGATGTTTAGGTTCACTAATACATTCTgcaatgtttaacattttaaaagtcttgaAATGCCAAAATAACAGAGATGTAGAACAGATTCATGGCTGCCAGGAGTTAGAgatgaagaggaaggaggaagaggagggtggTAATAGAAAAGAATTTCTTGAGTTAATGGAACTATTTGGTGTCTGTATTGTGGTAGTGGATACAGGAATCCACATAGGTGATAAAACTgcacaaacaaaacacacaaaataaatttaaaaataatagataaaatctAGATCATGTTATGGGACAAAATTCCATGAATTGGGctgcttttggttttgatttgcttttctctatccTGGCTTCTTGTAATCTCAGAAGACTGCATTTATAGGCTTTGATTTAAAACTCAACTCATATATGTGAAGAACAATGCTTAGTATATCCAAAAGGGAGGTAGAGATTCATTCCAGATATAAGGCTCTTATCACAAAAATAATAGTTGCAATGGAGTATTTGAGAATCATAGATAATATTCACTGACAACTATATCATTTGCCAGGCTTTGTGCTCAggaattgatatttatttatcaCTTGTCCCTCATAACAATTATCCTGTCAGACAGGTGCCATTAATATCTCCACATTACAAGTAAACTAAGGCATGGAGCAGGCAGTGggtaaatatttagtaaatattgaCCCTTAACCTATAATGTAAACATTTAAGTTAGTCTGTGAGGTAGCACCTACGCAGAATATGAATCAGAGACTCAAGAGGTTCAGTAAATTGTCCAGATTGATGTGGGCTAgactatatgggcaatgaccaaacagactccatatCCTGTAAGAAACGCTTCTCCCATGGGGAAGTCccaactctgtacccattaatagctGCCTAGCATAGCATATTTGGCAACACAGAAttgcaattcttatacaatgtaaaagtgttctctttggttctcatttttcttgggcaatgtaccttgtctGAGAATGATtatctagatgttagtaaccattctttaacttgtactcatcTAGGGTCACTTTGACCCACTTTCCTTCTGCTTATGACTATGGAAAGTCCCATGAGAAACTCTGAATGAGAATGAAAATATGATTAAGGACATTGCATTGTTTCGCTAATAGCTTTATTTAGCTTCtgtacccctgcttgcttgcttgttgctatgccaacctggattCGTTTTTTGCGGGTTTTTGCCATTAAATACCCTAAAATGTTGTGACTCAGGGCTGTTTCCTGCAGAGACAGTTTGGGTCCTATAGAAAGCAGTAAGACAATAAAGACTCAAATTTGGACAAAGCTGGGACTTGGTGTGATTTCTAAGCGACCTGCCCTATAACAAGTGGTATATATGGAATTCAAACTCTAGTTGGCCTCTCTTTaaaactgcttttcttttccCGTAGCAAAAAACAATCTGAAAACTGCATAGATAAGTAACCAAACCATAACTCAGCACTCTGGTTCCAGCTGCGAAGGCACTTCATTGATTTAAGCTGCTCCTTCTCTCTCCAGAAAGGTGTGAATTGTGATGGGTAGTGTAAAGATATTGGCATTCCCTTCCATTCTAAAAAAACATCTGTTATTCTTTGCATTGCCTTATGCAGAGATATGTAGGTGTGACTACTGTCAATCTCTACAAATTCTCCAATTCAGTAGACAGAAACTCAGAATTGACATCATTGCCCAAACAATCTTAATTTGTCCTTGACCCGCCAACTAGCACTTGAAAAGCATgaactgcaaacaaacaaacaaacaaacaaaaaaacaggtttCCCCACACAGTGGAGGCTGGATCAGGAAGAGACAATGGCTGAGACTGCTCTTCTCTACCTCTTGCCTGGCTGAGgggcagcagaagcagcagcaggtgCATCGGAAAGGTCTCTGCATCGTCATGATCTCTCGTCCCATGAAGTCAATGACCCTGAGGACGAAGGGCCTTAGCGTCCGATAAGCATTCCTGGTAAAGTCATCGGTATCTTCATTTACGATGTAAACCATCTGGTCTGCACTGTTTTTAATATCATATCTGTTATTGGTTTCGAAATGTGTCATCTCTGaaagataaaatgagaaaaataaactataatcAGTTAAAATGGACCTCAAGAAATCTTTGTTTAGGGGGaaaaagaactcttttttttataaatattttaagtcatagatggacacaattcctttattttattcatcttatttatatgtggtgctgaggatcgaacccagtgcctcacatatgcgaggcaggtgctccatcactgagctagaACCCTGGCCTCTTGGTTTAGTATTCTTAGGGACAGATTTGTAACAATTTCAGGTGAAATATATTCAGTTGATTAGAAGGccaaaaaaatcattcatatgACCAATAAGTAttagttaattttgaaaatttagaatatttcCTATATtcagtataaaataattttaaaagtgcttctacataaaagcaaatatgaaaataatattcttcagatatctgaattaaataaattacatgTTAAACAGTGAATTAATCAGCTCAAGATTAATTGACTAGGGTCATTACTAGTTACAAGGAAAGTCAGAGGTTCTATGTGGTGGCCAAGTCAAT
This window of the Ictidomys tridecemlineatus isolate mIctTri1 chromosome 3, mIctTri1.hap1, whole genome shotgun sequence genome carries:
- the Plscr4 gene encoding phospholipid scramblase 4 isoform X2, whose protein sequence is MPMGYYGPQLPSAFPLYQPTGSIHPIQYQPGKYPGPSQLVPVPWMPRPSPMPNCPLGLEYLIQLDNIHVLQHFEPIEQMTHFETNNRYDIKNSADQMVYIVNEDTDDFTRNAYRTLRPFVLRVIDFMGREIMTMQRPFRCTCCCFCCPSARQELEVQCPPGATIGFVAEHWNLCRAVYSIQNEKKENVLRVRGPCSTYGCGSDSVFEVQSLDGVSSIGSIIRKWNGLLSNMGDADHFDIHFPLDLDVKMKAMIFGACFLIDFMYFERSPPQRSSR
- the Plscr4 gene encoding phospholipid scramblase 4 isoform X1; this translates as MSDLVPTVLEQPTGEMETQIKSPDAQPDAPPDYNSHFVAGPSGPAVPPPAGYPGGMPMGYYGPQLPSAFPLYQPTGSIHPIQYQPGKYPGPSQLVPVPWMPRPSPMPNCPLGLEYLIQLDNIHVLQHFEPIEQMTHFETNNRYDIKNSADQMVYIVNEDTDDFTRNAYRTLRPFVLRVIDFMGREIMTMQRPFRCTCCCFCCPSARQELEVQCPPGATIGFVAEHWNLCRAVYSIQNEKKENVLRVRGPCSTYGCGSDSVFEVQSLDGVSSIGSIIRKWNGLLSNMGDADHFDIHFPLDLDVKMKAMIFGACFLIDFMYFERSPPQRSSR